The sequence below is a genomic window from Setaria italica strain Yugu1 chromosome IV, Setaria_italica_v2.0, whole genome shotgun sequence.
CATACTAGTTCTTTGTTTGCTGGTCGGGATATTCACAGTGACGCggtaaatatttttatttttgtttgcaaatttaagggttcTTGTCCTTGTCCATGAGTATCTTTAGTTGGATTCTTCTCTGCTAATGGACTATGGTACTGCTTTATGTTATAGTTTTGTGGTTGTTAAATTTGAGCATAGTATGTATTTATTATGCAGGTAGTATGGGGATTGATTTCAATGGTTGATGCTGAGAAGAGATTACTAGCGAATGCTCTGGAAGATGTTGATAATCAATTTTTTGTCTTGCTCTCTGACAGGTTCAGTCTCTGATTATGGGGattgccttttttatttttttgttctttatAATTGAGCCATCTTTGCTTTATATTACAGCTGTGTTCCGCTGCATTCGTTTGATTATGTGTATAATTACCTGATGGGAACGAATGTTAGCTTCGTTGATTGGTAAGAACACTGGAACTTATATTCAATTTGAAAAATATCATATGAGAACTTTTTTTAACTTTTGTTTTTATCTTTTGAAGATGTTCATATATCCACTCACTTTGATTTTTGTCTGCCTTTGTTTTCAATTTTTAAGTTTCAAGGATCCAGGTCCACATGGCAGTGGAAGGTATTCTATTGAGATGTTTCCTGAAATCAACGAGAGGGACTTTAGAAAGGGTGCCCAGGTATAGTTATTTTCTGTACTAGTTTGTTAGGATATAGAATACTTGCTGCTACCAAATTCATTCATTTAGTTGTACATCATTTGTCAAAAGATTTACATGTCATAAAGCTGACATGTTTAGAATTTGTTTGACTACCGAAATCTAATCTTAAATGCTTTCTTGTGTAAATTGCGGTTCTTGTTGTAGTGGTTTGCAGTTACACGGAGACACGCTTTAATGATTCTGGCGGACAGCCTGTACTACAAAAAGTTCAAGCTATATTGCAAGGTATATTTATTTATGGAGTAATTATCTTTAGTTAATAGAACGAAACTAGATACCAAGTATTAAGGTGGAAAACATGCATACAGTACAAGCATAACTTAATTTACAATATGTATTTTTCAATATGAAGTCCAGTGTTGTTTTAGTGTTAGTAAGAAATTTGGAAACTAACTCTAAAAACTCTGTTTGGATAAGTTCGTTGCAAAGTTCCTCATAACAATCTAAAAGGGTCCATACATTCGAGTCACCATTTCTCAAGTCTGAACCAATTGTCATTATTTTCACCTTTTTCtgtttcaaaaatatttttctaactAATATTTTTTGCTAATGGAATTACCTTTGTCCTGTAATCTGCAGCCAGCAGAGGGGCGCAACTGTATTGCAGATGAGCATTATTTGCCAACCCTGTTCAATGTCAGTATTCACTATCTATAGAAGTGAcatttagcttttttttttcctttaggTTACTTTCTTAATTCATGTCCATAACTTCAGATGGTAGACCCTGGTGGAATCTCTAATTGGTCAATTACACATGTGGATTGGTCTGAGGGAAAATGGCATCCAAGGTCATATAGCGCTGCAGATGTCACCTATGATCTCTTAAAGAATATAACGGTATGTTCTTCCAAGCTGTAT
It includes:
- the LOC101780134 gene encoding uncharacterized protein LOC101780134, which produces MTVMMPQRHRAAAKKPMWIIVLLSMVCLVLIGAYVFPPRRYSKCYLFASSVCTPSFKDWLPSMGRRERTDEEIISSVVIRDILSMPMPVSKNPKIALMFLTPGSLPFEKLWEKFLQGHEGRYSIYVHASREKPVHTSSLFAGRDIHSDAVVWGLISMVDAEKRLLANALEDVDNQFFVLLSDSCVPLHSFDYVYNYLMGTNVSFVDCFKDPGPHGSGRYSIEMFPEINERDFRKGAQWFAVTRRHALMILADSLYYKKFKLYCKPAEGRNCIADEHYLPTLFNMVDPGGISNWSITHVDWSEGKWHPRSYSAADVTYDLLKNITAIDENFHVTSDDKKLVMQKPCLWNGSKRPCYLFARKFNPEALDNLLKLFTSYTSV